One Syntrophorhabdaceae bacterium DNA window includes the following coding sequences:
- a CDS encoding HDOD domain-containing protein translates to MKTMAGPQIKDPTSFDRLLFAGLSDKEIISLYNAGALRTLEPLEYLVREGEVDPSTYLITGGSLKLLRKAPGGGGDVTIAILHKGAWLGNGPDAEGAGNPFSILSPEHTTILSLEQSSFQMLGTRLKSFLRGALAASAARMQAHLSDEWAAWVRKSDALTSFFTHLQEEAEEDYPKIEIIQDLLRGFPRLPLFVDKLTSMLLSDTVSTAEVVEYAKTDPSIVSTTLRRINSPYYNLREKITEFHRAIMLLGFNQIYQIALEECVFELFPKSFKTKEFHLHSILISLIGFELATLVEMQKPTAVSTVGLIHDIGQVLVQLLKNKNHDIIHLVGRLDGSHIAAMLFEKWAFPPSICGTIRYQSYARFAPPMKIPETFRQNVAILHIAHLVGEHVQREPLTGFSTIFVDEYMDFLGLKGLSLKELAEKSITPALVKRINLLPEDIRHLLTANLEM, encoded by the coding sequence ATGAAGACAATGGCAGGCCCTCAAATAAAAGATCCTACGTCCTTCGACCGGCTTCTCTTTGCGGGCCTTTCTGATAAGGAGATTATCTCCCTCTACAATGCAGGCGCCCTGCGGACACTCGAGCCCCTCGAATATCTCGTTCGGGAAGGTGAAGTGGATCCGTCCACCTACCTTATCACTGGAGGCTCTTTAAAACTCCTGCGCAAGGCTCCGGGAGGAGGGGGCGACGTCACTATAGCAATCCTTCATAAAGGCGCCTGGCTTGGAAATGGCCCGGATGCCGAAGGGGCAGGCAATCCTTTCTCCATTCTTTCGCCGGAACACACCACCATCCTTTCCCTTGAACAATCATCGTTCCAGATGCTGGGCACCCGTTTAAAGTCCTTCCTCCGCGGCGCATTGGCGGCCTCCGCTGCCCGTATGCAGGCTCATCTGTCCGATGAATGGGCCGCGTGGGTCCGGAAGTCCGATGCCCTCACCTCTTTCTTCACCCATCTGCAGGAGGAGGCAGAGGAGGATTATCCCAAGATAGAGATAATTCAGGACCTTCTCCGTGGATTTCCGCGCCTCCCTCTTTTTGTGGACAAGCTCACCTCCATGCTCCTGAGCGATACGGTATCGACCGCCGAAGTAGTGGAATATGCGAAGACGGACCCTTCGATCGTGAGCACGACCCTCAGGAGGATCAACTCTCCTTACTATAACCTACGGGAAAAGATCACGGAATTCCATCGGGCGATCATGCTTCTCGGCTTCAACCAGATCTACCAGATCGCCCTCGAGGAATGTGTGTTCGAGCTTTTCCCGAAAAGTTTCAAGACAAAAGAGTTCCATCTCCACAGCATTCTCATCTCCCTCATCGGGTTCGAGCTCGCAACATTGGTGGAGATGCAGAAGCCGACGGCGGTGAGCACGGTCGGCCTCATTCATGATATCGGGCAGGTACTCGTCCAACTACTCAAGAACAAGAACCACGACATAATCCATCTTGTCGGGAGACTCGACGGATCACACATTGCAGCCATGCTCTTTGAAAAATGGGCCTTCCCTCCCTCGATCTGCGGCACCATCAGGTATCAATCCTACGCACGTTTCGCCCCTCCCATGAAGATCCCCGAAACCTTCAGGCAAAATGTGGCCATCCTTCATATCGCCCACCTCGTGGGCGAACACGTCCAACGCGAGCCGCTCACCGGATTCTCGACCATTTTTGTGGACGAATACATGGATTTTCTGGGCCTCAAGGGCCTCTCACTCAAGGAGCTGGCGGAAAAGAGCATCACCCCGGCCCTCGTAAAAAGAATCAACCTCCTCCCGGAAGACATCCGCCACCTCCTCACCGCCAATCTGGAAATGTGA
- a CDS encoding nitroreductase family protein: MELLKAIHERRSVRKYKADPVPDEIIREILEAARQAPSWANTQVSRYIVVKEQTVKNALQDTLTPNNPSRAAIVDAPCVICVIAKTGMAGYYKGQPSTNKGDWFMFDAGIAMEHIVLAAWSFGLGTVHVGNFDAAKAEEALKIPEGFSIVEMTPLGYFDEIPKAVPRRALKESAFLNAYGTPYGE, from the coding sequence ATGGAGCTATTGAAAGCAATACACGAGAGAAGAAGCGTGAGGAAGTATAAGGCGGATCCTGTTCCCGACGAGATTATCAGGGAAATCCTCGAAGCGGCCAGGCAGGCGCCTTCCTGGGCGAATACCCAGGTTTCGCGGTATATTGTGGTAAAGGAGCAGACCGTCAAAAATGCGCTCCAGGATACGCTGACGCCCAATAATCCCTCGCGGGCCGCGATCGTGGATGCCCCATGTGTGATATGCGTCATTGCAAAAACCGGCATGGCCGGATATTATAAAGGACAACCCTCGACCAACAAGGGAGACTGGTTCATGTTCGATGCGGGCATCGCCATGGAGCACATCGTCCTTGCCGCCTGGAGCTTCGGCTTGGGAACGGTGCACGTGGGGAATTTCGATGCCGCGAAAGCCGAGGAAGCACTGAAAATACCGGAGGGGTTCAGCATTGTGGAAATGACGCCCCTCGGATATTTTGACGAAATACCAAAAGCCGTACCGAGAAGGGCCCTTAAAGAAAGCGCATTTCTCAATGCCTATGGTACACCCTACGGGGAATAG
- a CDS encoding cation diffusion facilitator family transporter yields the protein MATKEQASLFAILSALVLALCKFGTGLISGSMTVISSGLDSLLDALMSLMNLITIRKASKPADREHQYGHGRLEDLAAVIQSSVIIATGGAILYKAVDKLLHKGTISYSGVDLGVMVLSLLFSIAVSRVLKKVGTRTGSQTLMADALHYTSDLYSNTAAIGAIIVTYFTGITSFDFLFSVIIGLIIIVSAIKILRRGIAGLIDTRIPQKVEMKIRFIIEKTPYPCAGYHKLRSRLAGSTKYIDFHLLICRDAGIETAHELASNVEREIVDAIKPIDVVIHIEPCVIECDLTEMTCRIRQHQGAVAAP from the coding sequence ATGGCCACCAAGGAACAGGCATCACTTTTCGCAATACTCTCCGCTCTCGTTCTGGCCTTGTGCAAATTCGGTACGGGGCTCATCTCCGGTTCCATGACCGTCATATCCTCCGGCCTTGACAGCCTCCTTGACGCGCTCATGTCCCTCATGAACCTCATCACCATCCGGAAGGCTTCAAAACCCGCGGACCGGGAGCATCAATACGGCCACGGCAGGCTCGAAGACCTGGCCGCCGTGATCCAATCCTCGGTGATCATCGCCACGGGCGGGGCAATTCTCTACAAGGCAGTAGACAAACTCCTCCACAAAGGCACAATCTCATATTCGGGTGTCGATCTCGGAGTAATGGTCCTCTCCCTCCTCTTCAGTATCGCCGTATCCCGGGTACTGAAAAAGGTGGGCACCAGGACCGGCTCCCAGACTTTGATGGCCGATGCGCTTCATTATACGAGTGACCTCTATTCGAACACTGCCGCAATAGGGGCCATCATCGTGACTTATTTTACCGGCATCACCTCCTTCGATTTCCTCTTTTCCGTAATAATCGGTCTTATCATAATTGTTTCCGCAATAAAGATACTCCGAAGAGGCATTGCCGGCCTCATTGACACCAGGATCCCCCAGAAGGTGGAGATGAAGATCAGGTTTATCATTGAAAAGACTCCCTATCCCTGTGCCGGTTACCATAAATTGAGAAGCCGTCTCGCCGGGAGTACCAAGTACATTGATTTCCACCTCCTCATCTGCAGAGATGCGGGTATAGAGACGGCCCACGAGCTGGCAAGTAATGTGGAGCGAGAGATAGTGGATGCGATCAAGCCGATTGACGTGGTGATACATATAGAGCCATGCGTCATCGAATGCGATCTCACTGAAATGACATGCAGGATCAGGCAGCATCAGGGTGCCGTGGCTGCGCCTTGA
- a CDS encoding cupin domain-containing protein yields MARAAAQQREGEGNIYASIPHSMKEELLEILLETKGFRLERIVSDGHATPADTWYDQNTAEWVVLLKGKAGLLFEGEPEAREMNPGDYILIPAHKKHRVEWTDPLTRAVWLAFHYTP; encoded by the coding sequence ATGGCAAGGGCCGCAGCACAACAGCGTGAAGGGGAGGGAAATATCTATGCCTCCATCCCTCATTCCATGAAAGAGGAGCTCCTCGAAATACTTCTGGAAACGAAGGGGTTCAGACTCGAGAGGATCGTCTCCGATGGGCATGCTACGCCGGCAGACACATGGTACGATCAGAATACCGCCGAATGGGTCGTCCTCCTTAAAGGCAAAGCCGGTCTTCTCTTTGAAGGGGAGCCCGAGGCAAGAGAGATGAATCCGGGAGATTACATCCTTATCCCTGCCCATAAGAAACATCGGGTCGAGTGGACGGATCCGTTGACCCGGGCGGTATGGCTCGCGTTCCACTATACTCCTTAG
- a CDS encoding alpha-amylase family glycosyl hydrolase, protein MEFHISRKARERYQFDESIFSFSGNVIFADFRAARVFAQKMNRHRDLKKTPEKAVKPGHITAMGLIDETMHYIVARYRREVNKNVMAEVLEALSSSLGKDELDKALRAFSDEFPPVAVYRGEISLDVYMAGATEGVPNREIALEEMLLLWLANMNPAFAPFMELFDDTTLTKTTVYPHIISGIRKYFDSQPGFGPEGQHLVDMLRAPAINSPDSLSGQLEYIKKHWGVILGNFLRRILKSLDIFREEEKLTFSGPGRPPVINYRARAAAIEHESEEFSPDKDWMPRLVLMAKNIYVWLDQLSRQYGRSISKLDEIPDAELDSLQYRGFSGLWLIGVWERSPSSSKIKQLCGNPEAVPSAYSLYDYTIATDLGGEEGYGNLRDRAWLRNIRLASDMVPNHVGIYSKWTVEHPDWFVSLDYSPFPWYTFQGPDLSQDDSVGIFVEDHYYNRSDAAVVFKRVDRRTGAESYVYHGNDGTSMPWNDTAQLNYLNPAVREAMIRTIIHVAKKFPVIRFDAAMTLTKRHYQRLWFPEPGSGGAIPTRAEFGLTKEEFNDAMPKEFWREVVDRVAAEAPDTLLLAEAFWLLEGYFVRTLGMHRVYNSAFMNMIRDEENASYRQVIKNTLEFDPEVLRRFVNFMNNPDERTAVDQFGKEGKYFGACLLMITMPGLPMFGHGQVEGFEEKYGMEYRRAYWDETPDRGLVERHEREIFPLLHLRHLFAGVEHFLLYDFFTLDGGVNEDVFAYSNRYGNDRSLVVYHNKYADTSGWIRTSVAYSVKSGQGENRTLVQKTVGEGLSLSHDDRAFTIFRDHMSNLFFLRSNREIHEKGLYTELGAYGTHVFLDFREMRDNEWDHYARLASHLAGRGVLDPDYALREMLLQPLLNCFKELVNADLFQKLWNASSRTRPPSGDGIGVLLDDTLGKAARLLREVKAYRGAPGDETEETRATGRALETLVRSPLRSRKQKVKSDSTASEEKAYPSFLNGRDNPRPFYTLLAWIFARLLSDEDIPPDLSPDNRPNLIDLSFFTPVMTGVFQDLGMEYETAERTSRVIALLLVHDDLLAPSAGTSLDDRLAALFEDPEARLFLGVNEYEGVFWYSREGLREFLSASLKVEVFRELTADGKEAGRGKAGLEACERLVERLIRISERSGYRVETLLGMVRDGGEV, encoded by the coding sequence ATGGAATTTCATATTTCACGTAAAGCGCGGGAGCGCTATCAGTTCGATGAATCCATATTTTCCTTTAGCGGCAACGTAATTTTCGCGGATTTCCGAGCTGCCCGGGTATTCGCCCAGAAAATGAATCGCCACAGAGACCTCAAGAAAACACCGGAAAAAGCGGTGAAGCCGGGACATATCACGGCAATGGGCCTCATCGACGAGACGATGCATTATATCGTCGCGAGGTACAGGCGCGAGGTAAATAAGAATGTCATGGCCGAAGTCCTGGAAGCGCTTTCCTCCTCACTCGGAAAAGATGAGCTGGACAAGGCGCTGCGTGCCTTTAGTGATGAATTTCCCCCTGTCGCAGTCTACCGGGGAGAGATAAGCCTCGACGTATATATGGCGGGCGCCACGGAAGGCGTCCCCAATCGGGAGATCGCCCTGGAAGAGATGCTCCTGCTGTGGCTTGCGAATATGAATCCTGCCTTCGCCCCCTTCATGGAGCTTTTCGACGATACGACTCTGACAAAAACCACCGTCTATCCTCACATTATCTCAGGTATCAGAAAATACTTCGATTCCCAACCCGGTTTTGGGCCGGAAGGGCAACACCTGGTGGATATGCTGAGGGCGCCGGCAATTAACTCGCCCGATTCCCTTTCCGGACAACTTGAATATATTAAAAAACATTGGGGCGTCATCCTCGGTAACTTTCTCCGCCGGATCCTGAAATCACTCGATATTTTCCGGGAGGAAGAGAAACTGACCTTTTCCGGCCCCGGCCGGCCTCCGGTTATCAATTACAGGGCCAGGGCGGCGGCAATCGAGCACGAATCCGAAGAGTTCAGTCCCGACAAGGACTGGATGCCGCGCCTCGTGCTCATGGCAAAAAATATCTACGTATGGCTCGATCAGCTCTCCAGGCAGTATGGCAGGTCCATCTCGAAACTCGATGAAATTCCCGATGCGGAGCTGGACTCATTGCAGTATCGCGGGTTTTCCGGCCTGTGGCTCATAGGCGTCTGGGAAAGGAGCCCCTCCTCTTCAAAAATCAAACAACTTTGCGGAAACCCCGAGGCGGTCCCTTCCGCCTATTCACTCTACGATTATACGATCGCCACCGACCTGGGAGGAGAAGAGGGTTACGGTAACCTGCGTGACCGGGCATGGCTCCGTAATATCCGCCTGGCGAGCGACATGGTCCCGAATCATGTGGGCATCTATTCGAAATGGACGGTGGAGCACCCGGACTGGTTCGTATCCCTCGATTACAGCCCTTTTCCCTGGTATACTTTTCAGGGCCCGGACCTTTCCCAGGACGACTCGGTAGGCATTTTCGTGGAGGACCATTACTACAACCGCAGCGATGCAGCCGTTGTCTTCAAACGGGTGGACCGGCGTACCGGCGCCGAATCATATGTATACCACGGCAATGACGGGACAAGCATGCCCTGGAACGATACCGCCCAACTGAATTATCTGAATCCTGCGGTCCGGGAGGCAATGATCCGCACCATAATTCATGTGGCGAAAAAATTCCCCGTCATCCGCTTCGACGCCGCCATGACGCTCACAAAGCGCCACTACCAGCGGCTCTGGTTTCCGGAACCCGGCTCGGGCGGCGCGATCCCCACAAGGGCTGAATTCGGACTTACAAAGGAAGAATTCAATGATGCCATGCCCAAAGAATTTTGGAGAGAGGTCGTCGACCGAGTGGCAGCGGAGGCGCCCGATACCCTCCTCCTCGCCGAGGCATTCTGGCTTCTCGAAGGCTATTTCGTTCGTACTCTCGGCATGCACCGCGTCTACAACAGCGCCTTTATGAACATGATACGGGATGAGGAGAATGCGTCGTACCGGCAGGTAATAAAAAACACTCTCGAATTCGACCCGGAGGTCTTGCGCCGCTTCGTGAATTTCATGAATAACCCCGATGAGCGGACCGCGGTGGACCAATTCGGCAAGGAGGGCAAATATTTCGGCGCCTGTCTTCTCATGATCACCATGCCGGGATTACCTATGTTCGGCCACGGGCAGGTCGAAGGATTCGAGGAAAAGTACGGGATGGAATACCGACGCGCCTATTGGGATGAAACGCCGGACCGGGGTCTCGTGGAAAGGCATGAGAGGGAAATTTTTCCTCTTCTCCACCTGAGGCACCTCTTTGCAGGGGTGGAGCATTTCCTCCTCTATGATTTCTTCACTCTCGACGGCGGAGTCAATGAAGATGTATTCGCCTATTCGAACCGATATGGGAACGACCGTTCTCTTGTAGTGTATCACAATAAATATGCCGATACCTCGGGTTGGATCAGGACCTCCGTGGCCTACTCCGTAAAATCAGGCCAGGGCGAAAACCGCACTCTCGTGCAGAAGACTGTGGGGGAAGGCCTTTCTTTGAGCCACGATGACCGGGCCTTCACGATTTTCAGAGACCATATGTCCAATCTCTTCTTTCTGAGGTCGAACCGCGAGATTCACGAGAAAGGTCTTTACACCGAGCTCGGGGCCTACGGCACTCATGTGTTCCTCGATTTTCGGGAGATGAGGGATAACGAATGGGACCATTATGCCCGGCTCGCCTCTCATCTCGCGGGGAGAGGGGTTCTCGACCCGGATTATGCCCTCCGGGAGATGCTCCTTCAGCCCCTACTCAACTGCTTCAAAGAGCTCGTCAATGCGGACCTCTTCCAAAAGCTATGGAATGCCTCGTCCCGGACCCGGCCTCCTTCCGGCGATGGGATCGGAGTACTCCTCGATGATACTCTGGGTAAAGCGGCCAGGCTCCTCCGGGAGGTGAAGGCATATCGCGGCGCCCCTGGCGATGAAACCGAGGAGACGAGAGCAACGGGAAGGGCCCTTGAGACATTGGTCCGGTCCCCTTTACGCTCGCGAAAACAGAAGGTGAAATCGGATAGTACGGCCTCCGAAGAAAAGGCTTACCCTTCGTTTCTCAACGGCCGTGACAACCCCCGGCCGTTTTATACGCTCCTTGCATGGATTTTTGCGCGACTCCTCAGCGACGAAGATATTCCCCCTGATCTTAGCCCCGACAATCGACCGAATCTGATCGATTTGAGCTTTTTTACCCCTGTCATGACCGGGGTATTCCAGGACCTCGGCATGGAGTATGAGACGGCCGAGCGGACCTCCCGTGTAATCGCACTCCTCCTCGTCCATGACGATCTCCTGGCCCCCTCCGCAGGGACATCTCTCGACGACAGGCTCGCTGCCCTTTTCGAAGACCCCGAGGCTCGATTATTTCTCGGAGTCAATGAATACGAAGGGGTGTTCTGGTATAGCAGGGAAGGCTTACGGGAATTTCTATCCGCTTCCCTCAAGGTGGAGGTTTTCCGGGAGCTTACTGCCGACGGGAAAGAAGCCGGAAGAGGAAAGGCCGGGCTCGAGGCCTGCGAACGGCTGGTCGAGAGGCTGATCAGGATATCCGAGCGGTCGGGCTACAGAGTGGAGACTCTTCTCGGTATGGTGAGGGACGGAGGAGAGGTCTGA
- a CDS encoding DUF6268 family outer membrane beta-barrel protein: MKIGHSHPLPNGFTLLRLIPGLFFCFLTAAVIVPVDLSAELLGSPVSISGTTVSMDVAPVFQPKTHVSGGGDITVSRYSVAANVRIPLRERLHLGLGLSYEFDDYNFTRLTSFAVADPWNKIHRAGITGRFVYSVNPRWNLFFAPMGQFAGETGADAGKSLLYGGALGASYSSSKDFTIGFGAGAFYRLEETAFFRSLIVNWNITDRLHLVNPFRLGPAGPAGIELGYSLDSNWEVALGGGYRSYRFRLDANGPVPSGIGQTTSAPVYLSLSRRFGKDIRLHAYGGAAFAGKIRVEDRAGNRIDSTSYSTAPLMGITLSAAF; the protein is encoded by the coding sequence ATGAAAATCGGACATTCCCACCCTCTCCCCAATGGCTTTACCCTGCTCCGCCTTATTCCCGGTCTCTTCTTCTGTTTCCTCACCGCCGCAGTCATCGTCCCTGTTGATCTGTCTGCCGAGTTACTGGGGAGTCCGGTCAGCATAAGCGGCACGACCGTTTCGATGGACGTGGCCCCCGTTTTTCAGCCGAAAACCCATGTGAGCGGGGGCGGCGACATCACCGTATCGAGATATTCCGTGGCTGCCAATGTGCGGATCCCCCTGCGGGAAAGACTCCATCTGGGCCTTGGCTTAAGCTATGAATTTGACGACTACAATTTCACGCGGCTTACCTCTTTTGCCGTGGCCGACCCGTGGAACAAGATACATCGGGCGGGAATCACGGGCCGGTTCGTCTATAGCGTGAATCCTCGGTGGAACCTTTTTTTCGCTCCCATGGGACAATTTGCCGGGGAAACCGGGGCTGACGCGGGTAAGTCACTTCTCTACGGAGGGGCGCTCGGCGCCAGTTACTCCTCCAGCAAGGACTTTACCATAGGGTTCGGCGCGGGGGCATTTTACCGACTGGAGGAGACCGCCTTTTTCCGCAGCCTTATCGTGAACTGGAATATTACTGACCGCCTTCATCTGGTAAACCCCTTCAGGCTGGGGCCCGCCGGACCTGCCGGAATCGAGCTGGGATACTCCCTTGACAGTAATTGGGAAGTGGCTCTCGGCGGGGGGTATCGCTCATATCGTTTTCGGCTCGACGCAAATGGGCCCGTGCCGAGCGGCATCGGCCAGACCACTTCTGCGCCCGTCTATCTCAGCCTTTCAAGGAGGTTCGGCAAGGATATCAGGCTCCACGCATATGGCGGAGCGGCTTTTGCCGGTAAAATAAGAGTGGAAGACCGGGCGGGGAACAGGATCGACAGCACGAGCTATTCGACCGCGCCCCTTATGGGGATCACCCTTTCCGCCGCATTTTAA
- a CDS encoding DUF4404 family protein: MIEETIKKIETRIKKSGQPKGAQDKNAAELVELLAQLKTEVAELSKTHADHAESIAGFAKVSAHEATRQDQNPELLQLSVKGLASSVEGIESSHPNLVELVNRISVMLANMGI; the protein is encoded by the coding sequence ATGATCGAAGAAACCATCAAAAAGATCGAAACCAGAATAAAAAAATCAGGGCAGCCAAAAGGAGCTCAGGATAAGAACGCGGCGGAGCTTGTCGAGCTTCTCGCCCAGCTTAAAACAGAGGTAGCCGAGCTCTCAAAGACCCATGCCGACCATGCGGAGAGCATCGCCGGTTTTGCCAAAGTTTCAGCTCATGAGGCGACACGGCAGGACCAGAACCCGGAACTTCTTCAACTCTCGGTCAAAGGGCTCGCATCTTCCGTAGAGGGAATCGAAAGCTCCCATCCCAATCTCGTGGAGCTCGTGAACCGTATTTCCGTGATGCTCGCGAATATGGGTATCTGA
- the xseA gene encoding exodeoxyribonuclease VII large subunit — MMPREAEWPVYIYTVSELSSRIRQTINSQFRDLLVEGEISNFKLYPSGHLYFTLKDDQATIKAVVFNFRSKYSAETMKEGTAIICRGRVDVYEKRGEYRLLVDVIEVKGVGLLQLKFQMLKEKLFQEGLFAPEIKKPLPFLPQKIGIVTSPAGAVVRDMLKVIFGKFENMCVLIYPVKVQGDEACYEIAEGIECLNAMEEVDVIIVGRGGGSIEDLAPFNEEMVARAIHKSVIPIVSAVGHEIDFTIADFAADVRAPTPTAAADLVVKDKRELQAFLSETEERLQRGMKNLLERSKLLLYQGMMHLREQKDFMVDSRMYLDEITSNLIHGFDSYFRETKSRVDSLAQRLEDLNPHNILKRGYSITAREETGEVVTDPAQVGPGERLLVTLHKGELSVEVL, encoded by the coding sequence ATGATGCCCCGCGAGGCCGAATGGCCGGTCTATATCTATACCGTCTCCGAGCTCTCTTCACGGATCAGGCAGACGATAAACAGCCAATTCCGCGACCTCCTCGTGGAGGGAGAGATCTCGAATTTCAAGCTCTACCCTTCGGGCCACCTCTATTTCACCCTTAAAGACGACCAGGCCACCATAAAGGCGGTGGTCTTCAACTTCCGCTCCAAATATTCGGCCGAGACCATGAAGGAAGGCACGGCCATCATCTGCAGAGGCAGGGTTGACGTGTACGAAAAAAGGGGCGAGTACCGTCTCCTGGTCGATGTGATCGAGGTAAAAGGCGTCGGCCTTCTGCAGCTCAAGTTCCAGATGCTCAAGGAAAAGCTCTTTCAGGAAGGCCTTTTCGCGCCTGAGATAAAAAAGCCCCTTCCCTTCCTGCCCCAAAAGATCGGTATCGTCACCTCCCCTGCGGGCGCGGTGGTGAGGGACATGCTGAAGGTGATCTTCGGAAAATTCGAAAATATGTGCGTTCTCATATATCCCGTGAAGGTGCAGGGAGACGAGGCGTGTTACGAGATCGCCGAGGGCATAGAATGTCTCAACGCCATGGAAGAAGTGGACGTCATCATCGTGGGCCGGGGAGGAGGCTCCATCGAAGACCTTGCCCCCTTCAATGAGGAGATGGTGGCGAGGGCCATCCACAAATCAGTGATACCCATAGTCTCCGCAGTGGGTCATGAGATCGATTTCACCATCGCCGATTTCGCCGCGGACGTAAGGGCACCTACACCCACCGCCGCGGCAGATCTCGTGGTAAAAGATAAAAGGGAGCTCCAGGCGTTCCTTTCCGAAACCGAGGAGCGGCTGCAGAGGGGGATGAAAAACCTTCTTGAACGCTCGAAACTCCTCCTTTATCAGGGCATGATGCATCTGAGGGAACAGAAGGATTTCATGGTTGATTCACGGATGTACCTGGACGAGATCACGAGCAACCTCATCCACGGATTCGATTCATATTTCAGGGAAACGAAGAGCCGGGTCGATTCCCTCGCCCAGCGCCTCGAAGACCTCAATCCCCATAATATATTGAAGCGCGGCTATAGTATTACGGCACGGGAGGAGACGGGGGAAGTGGTGACCGATCCCGCTCAGGTGGGCCCGGGCGAGAGGCTTCTCGTCACCCTCCATAAAGGCGAGTTGAGTGTAGAAGTACTTTAG
- the thiC gene encoding phosphomethylpyrimidine synthase ThiC: protein MKNQLVAAREGKITEEMERVARDEGIDAEALRISIAEGKATVLANNRHRDFTPKGVGKGLSVKVNANMGTSSEMVDIDEELEKLRMAVKAGADAVMDLSTGGDLDEIRKILIAHAGIPLGTVPIYQAAVEAVKKRKAIVNMTADDLFDVIEKHGVDGVDFVTVHCGVTQSSLERLRKQGRVTDIVSRGGAFLAEWMIVNKKENPLYEQYDRLIAIAKKYDMTLSLGDGLRPGCIADATDRAQVEELIILGELAAEAIRNDVQVMVEGPGHVPLNLVETNMVLQKALCNGAPFYVLGPIVTDIAPGYDHITSAIGGALAGYYGADFLCYVTPSEHLGLPAPKDVWDGVMVCKIAAHAADIARGNPKALARDRTMSTFRKALDWEGQTSCAIDPDKIRDFRKERNLENNVCSMCGEFCSMKIIKDYFKK, encoded by the coding sequence ATGAAGAACCAACTGGTCGCTGCAAGGGAAGGAAAGATTACGGAGGAGATGGAGCGCGTGGCCCGCGATGAGGGGATAGACGCGGAGGCGCTGAGGATTTCGATTGCCGAAGGAAAGGCGACCGTCCTTGCCAACAACAGGCACCGCGATTTTACCCCGAAGGGAGTGGGCAAGGGGTTGAGCGTAAAGGTCAATGCCAATATGGGCACTTCCTCCGAAATGGTCGACATCGATGAAGAACTTGAAAAATTGCGCATGGCGGTCAAAGCGGGGGCCGACGCGGTCATGGACCTCTCGACCGGGGGCGATCTCGATGAGATACGGAAAATACTGATCGCCCACGCGGGTATCCCGCTGGGTACGGTGCCTATCTATCAGGCAGCCGTGGAAGCGGTAAAGAAGAGGAAGGCAATCGTCAATATGACGGCGGACGACCTTTTCGACGTAATCGAAAAACATGGGGTAGACGGGGTCGATTTCGTCACCGTCCACTGCGGCGTGACCCAGAGCTCTCTCGAAAGATTGCGAAAACAGGGGCGGGTCACCGACATCGTGAGCCGGGGAGGCGCATTTCTCGCGGAATGGATGATCGTGAACAAAAAGGAAAACCCCCTCTACGAGCAGTACGACAGGCTCATCGCCATTGCCAAGAAATATGATATGACCCTGAGCCTCGGAGACGGCTTGAGGCCGGGCTGCATCGCAGATGCGACGGACAGGGCCCAGGTGGAAGAGCTCATCATCCTCGGCGAATTGGCGGCTGAGGCGATCAGGAACGACGTGCAGGTCATGGTTGAAGGCCCGGGACACGTACCCCTCAATCTCGTGGAGACGAATATGGTCCTTCAGAAGGCCCTGTGCAACGGTGCGCCTTTTTATGTACTCGGACCGATCGTCACAGATATCGCTCCCGGCTACGACCACATCACGTCCGCAATCGGCGGAGCGCTGGCAGGCTATTACGGGGCGGATTTTCTTTGCTACGTGACGCCTTCGGAACACTTGGGTCTTCCCGCACCGAAAGATGTATGGGACGGGGTTATGGTGTGCAAGATCGCGGCCCATGCCGCGGACATTGCGAGGGGTAATCCGAAAGCCCTTGCACGGGACCGGACCATGTCCACCTTCCGCAAAGCACTGGACTGGGAGGGGCAGACATCCTGCGCCATCGATCCGGACAAAATCCGGGACTTCAGGAAAGAGCGCAATCTGGAAAATAACGTGTGCAGCATGTGCGGAGAATTCTGCTCCATGAAAATAATAAAGGACTATTTCAAGAAATAG